A window of Adhaeribacter arboris genomic DNA:
ACCACGTGCAGTTCTTCTACCAGATTTTGAAAAACAACAGTGCAATAGTGCTGTAATAGTTGTTTGCTTCTGTTCTAAACAGGTTATCTATGATTGAGCATTCTGACTTTTAGAACAAACGCGCTTAAGATTTTAACCTTGGATTTCGAATACCAAGCTAAATTTATTTCTGTCAAGTGTTCCGTTGAGTAGGAAGCAACGGGTTGTTTAACCTTAAACAAACTAATACACACACCATTATGGCTATGGACTATAGACTAAATACTAATATGAAATTTTTAAAAAACTTACTGCTGACGGGATTAAGCGGGTTGTTTTTTTCTCCGGCTATTCAGGCAGCTAAGGTAGATACCCTGGAGATTACCAGTAAAATAATGCAGAAACGCATCCGGGCGGCCGTGGTGTTGCCGTCTAGTTATAAGAAAGTTAAAAAGCCTTTTCCGGTTCTGTACCTGTTGCACGGCGGCACGGGTAACTACCGCGATTGGCTAAGTAAAACTCCGGATAAAACTTTACTTCACCGGTTAGCAGATCAGTATAACTTAATTATCGTTACCCCGGACGGCGGACCAACCAGCTATTATTTTGATAGCCCCTTGGATAAAAATAGTCAGTACGAAACATTCATCTCCCAAGAGCTTATAGAAAAAGTAGAAGGCACTTACCGCACCGTGCGGGACCGAAAAGGACGGATAATTGCCGGCTTATCTATGGGCGGACACGGCGCCATCTATATTGCCACTAAACATCCGGATTTGTACTGCGCGGCGGGTAGTATGAGCGGGGTAATGAATATTAATACCGCCACCTGGAAAGTGCCAGCCGACTTCGCTAAATTACGGGCCCAGAACTTTGTCCGATTGCTGGGTGCCCCGCAAGATACTTTAAATCCCTATCCGGCTTATACGGCCGTGGGAATGACCGACCAGATAAAGGCAAGTAGGTTAAAGCTGGTTTTTGACTGCGGCGTAGACGATTTTTTAATTGAGCCCAACCGCGATTTACACCGGCGCTTAACAGCAAACAAAACGCCGCACGATTATACCGAAAGACCCGGCGGGCATACGTGGCAATATTGGGAAAATGCTTTACCTTACCAATTAATATTCTTTTATAAGGTATTCGTAACGAACGGTGTTGCCCTTCCTTCTTCTTAACAGAAAACATATGTTTGTAAGCGTACAAATTGTATTTTACTTTTTACTAAATTTCCTTTTTTCGCCTGTTAAACCAGTGGCGTTGGGAGTAGTAAAAACGCAGGCCGGTTTAATATCCGGAGTAAAAAACCAAACGGGGGATGTGGCTATTTATAAGGGTATTCCTTTTGCGGCTCCGCCAGTAAAGGCCTTACGCTGGAAAGCTCCCCAACCCGTAAAGCCCTGGACGGGTGTTCGTCGCTGTGAAGCTTTCGGCCCCAGCCCCATGCAGACCGATCCGGCGCCGTTTAGCATGTGGAGCGCCGAGTTTTTAATTCCAAAAGAACCCATCAGCGAAGATTGTTTGTACCTGAACGTTTGGTCGGGCGCTAAAGCTGCGACCGAGAAAAGGCCGGTATTGGTTTGGATTTACGGTGGTGGATTTAACAGCGGCGGCAGTGCCGTACCTATCTACGACGGCGAAGCCATGGCCCAAAAAGGGATTGTGTTTGTGAGTATTAATTACCGGGTAGGAGTTTTTGGCTTTTTGGCTCATCCGGAATTAACGAAAGAATCAGGTAAGAATACCTCAGGAAATTATGGTTTGCTGGACCAGATAGCAGCTTTGCAGTGGGTACAGAAAAATATTGCGGCTTTTGGCGGTGATCCTAAAAATGTAACTATTGCGGGTCAATCGGCCGGGTCTATGAGTGTAAACTGTTTGGTTGCCTCGCCTTTAGCTAAGAATTTGTTTGTAAAAGCCATTGCTGAAAGCGGGGCTAATTTTTCCCGGGGCACTACTACGCTGCAACAAGCCGAACAAGATGGGGTAAAATTAGCCCAATCCTTACATGCTTCCTCGCTGGCTGATTTACGAGCAAAACCAGCTAAAGAGTTAATGCAGCCATCGCAAGCCCGCCGCGGACCCGTTACGGATGGCTACGTTTTACCAGCGTCCATAGCCGAAATATTTGCGGCCGATAAAGAAAATAAGGTAGCTTTATTAACTGGCTGGAACGAAGACGAAGGATTATTATCTGGTCCGTTAAAAAGCGCCGAAGAATTTCGCAAGCAAGCTGAACAACAATATGGTGCAGATGCCAAAACGTTTCTGGAATTATATCCGGCCACCGACGAACCTCAGGCCATTCATTCGCAATATAGATTGTCGCGGGATATGATTTTTGGCGTTCAGAATTATACCTGGGCACAAGTGCAGAGCCAAAAAGAAAAACAAAAAGTATTTGTTTACCGCTTCACCCGCAAAGTGCCCGCTACCGGCGAATACGTAAAATACGGGGCTTTTCATACCGGCGAAGTGCCTTACGCGTACGATAATTTAAAATTTGTCGACCGGCCTTGGGAACCCGTCGATCAGCAATTGGCAAAAACTATGTCTTCTTACTGGGTAAACTTTATTACCAAAGGAAATCCTAACGGACCGGGTTTACCCGAATGGCCGGCTTACAATAGTAGTAGTAGCCAGATAATGATTTTAAGCGATAAACCCGAAGCCCAGCCGCTACCCGATAAGCCCGCATTGGACTTTATAGCGGCTAAAATGGGAGGTAAATAGTTTTCTTAGTTAAGGAATATTGGTGAAATAGGCTACCAGTTATTGCCGTCCATCTCTATTTTTTACGTTTATCTTCCTTGAATCTCTGAAAAATAAACAATAGCTTTAAACACGCTTATTCATTTTAAATTAAACCTTCATGCAGCACAAAACACTTCTAAAAACCTTCTTTTTTCTTTTTTTAGCGATTGTAACTTTTCAGGTTCAGGCGCAAACCAAATTATTTAACGGTAAAAATTTAGATGGCTGGAAAGTACACGGCACCGAAAAATGGTACGTCGATAATGGGGAACTAGTCTGCGAAAGTGGCCCGGATAAACAATACGGCTACCTGGCTACCGACAAAACTTATAAGGATTTTGAACTAACCTTAGAATTTAAACAACAAGCCGACGGCAATAGCGGCGTATTTTTTCATTCTTCGCTCGATGGTACCAAAGTTTCGGGCTGGCAGGCAGAAGTGGCTCCTCCCGGAAAAAGCAGCGGTGGCATTTACGAGTCGTATGGCCGGGGTTGGTTAATTAAACCGGATCCGGAAAAAGATAAGGCACTTAAGATGGGTGATTGGAACAAAATGAAAATCCGGGTGGTGGGTAATCAGGTAACTACCTGGCTAAACGGAACCCAAATGGTAGAGCTAAACGACGAACAAATTGGCAGCAAAGACGGTGTACTTGCTCTGCAAATCCACGATGGGGGCGGCATTAAAGTACGCTGGAGGAACATCCGGGTAAAAGAACTAAGTAAATCATAAATACTTATTAAATCTCTTTTTAGGCAATGCCATTCCGGAAGGGATGGCATTATTTTTTTAGGCAGAGAATAGGTTTTTTGAATTTTAAAGAAATGTTTCGGGGTAGTAGCAGTTAATTTCATGCTGTTTTAAGTTAACTTAAGGAAACAAATTTTAAAATGATAAGGCATTTGCTCCTAGTCTTAAAACTCACCTTAGTGTTGCTGCTACTAACTCCACTAGCCTGGGGGCAGCCGGAACAGAAATTTCAATGGGCGAAACAAGGCGGTGGGCTCAGCTTCGATGAGGGAAGCAGCATTGGCGTAGATGCAGAAAGTAATAGTTATGTACTGGGTACTTTCAGCGATACGGCCCGGTTTGGAACCTTTACCGTTACGCCCACGCCTTTGGTAATTGGGTTCAGCAAAGATGCCGTTTTTATGGCGAAATACGATCCGAAGGGTCAGGAAGTATGGGCCATAAAAGTAAGCGACTCGAACCTGGATTTCGGGAACGACATGGCGGTAGATGATTTAGGCAATATTTACGTAACCGGCGGCTTCAGCGGCACCGTCCAATTCGGGACTACTACCTTAATCAGTAATGGTTACGGCGATATGTTTTTCGCCAAGTACGATACCAATGGTAGTTTTATCTGGGCCAAAAAAGGAGGAGGTTCCAGCTTTACCATTGCCAATAGTATTGCGCTGGATGGTAGCGGTAACAGTTACGTTACCGGTTATTTTCGGGCAAATGCGGTATTTGGCGCTTTTACTTTAACCAGTTTGGGCCGGGACGATGCTTTTTTGGTAAAGTACGATGCGGATGGAGACGTTTTATGGGCTAAAAGTGCCGGCGGTAAAGCCGGTACAGGCAGCACAGAAGGAACCGATGCTGTCGTAACTCTGGCCGGCGATTGTTTTTTTACCGGATTTTTTTACGGCCAAGCTACCTTTGATGCGGTTACTTTAACCGGCAGTAATAGCCCGGAATTAAAAAAAGACGTGTTTCTGGCCAAATACGATTCGGATGGTAACGTGCGATGGGCTCAAAAAATCAGTAATCCCGGCGAAGATACTCCCGGGGGTTTAGCCGTTGATTCCGCTGGTAATTGTTATGCGACGGGTGATTTTGTAGGTTCCGCCACTTTCGATGCTATTACTTTAACCAGTTACGGTGC
This region includes:
- a CDS encoding SBBP repeat-containing protein, which gives rise to MLLLLTPLAWGQPEQKFQWAKQGGGLSFDEGSSIGVDAESNSYVLGTFSDTARFGTFTVTPTPLVIGFSKDAVFMAKYDPKGQEVWAIKVSDSNLDFGNDMAVDDLGNIYVTGGFSGTVQFGTTTLISNGYGDMFFAKYDTNGSFIWAKKGGGSSFTIANSIALDGSGNSYVTGYFRANAVFGAFTLTSLGRDDAFLVKYDADGDVLWAKSAGGKAGTGSTEGTDAVVTLAGDCFFTGFFYGQATFDAVTLTGSNSPELKKDVFLAKYDSDGNVRWAQKISNPGEDTPGGLAVDSAGNCYATGDFVGSATFDAITLTSYGAEDAFLVKYDPAGKIIWAKNQGGPASDKGIDLAFQKGKIYVTGTFTGTAVFQNTVLTSKGGSDVFLGQWNAAGQEIFAVKAGGEAQDKVSKIALDSTGNAYVAGSFEKTSSFGDISITSQGNLDAFVAKFGQPFTGSNNPTITLSSLENFNYCAGPIVYLPFRTSGFFNPDNSFVAQLSDATGSFAAPVIIGTNSRSPIIATIPANTPVGSGYRIRVVAISPAISSNTSETALALFPLGLGAPIPNIITPNGDGLNDTFALVLSCQQVELKVYDRWGKLVYEQTDYQNTWNGANLAEGTYFYQLHSSKGQSWKGWVEISR
- a CDS encoding 3-keto-disaccharide hydrolase — its product is MQHKTLLKTFFFLFLAIVTFQVQAQTKLFNGKNLDGWKVHGTEKWYVDNGELVCESGPDKQYGYLATDKTYKDFELTLEFKQQADGNSGVFFHSSLDGTKVSGWQAEVAPPGKSSGGIYESYGRGWLIKPDPEKDKALKMGDWNKMKIRVVGNQVTTWLNGTQMVELNDEQIGSKDGVLALQIHDGGGIKVRWRNIRVKELSKS
- a CDS encoding carboxylesterase/lipase family protein produces the protein MFVSVQIVFYFLLNFLFSPVKPVALGVVKTQAGLISGVKNQTGDVAIYKGIPFAAPPVKALRWKAPQPVKPWTGVRRCEAFGPSPMQTDPAPFSMWSAEFLIPKEPISEDCLYLNVWSGAKAATEKRPVLVWIYGGGFNSGGSAVPIYDGEAMAQKGIVFVSINYRVGVFGFLAHPELTKESGKNTSGNYGLLDQIAALQWVQKNIAAFGGDPKNVTIAGQSAGSMSVNCLVASPLAKNLFVKAIAESGANFSRGTTTLQQAEQDGVKLAQSLHASSLADLRAKPAKELMQPSQARRGPVTDGYVLPASIAEIFAADKENKVALLTGWNEDEGLLSGPLKSAEEFRKQAEQQYGADAKTFLELYPATDEPQAIHSQYRLSRDMIFGVQNYTWAQVQSQKEKQKVFVYRFTRKVPATGEYVKYGAFHTGEVPYAYDNLKFVDRPWEPVDQQLAKTMSSYWVNFITKGNPNGPGLPEWPAYNSSSSQIMILSDKPEAQPLPDKPALDFIAAKMGGK
- a CDS encoding alpha/beta hydrolase, translated to MKFLKNLLLTGLSGLFFSPAIQAAKVDTLEITSKIMQKRIRAAVVLPSSYKKVKKPFPVLYLLHGGTGNYRDWLSKTPDKTLLHRLADQYNLIIVTPDGGPTSYYFDSPLDKNSQYETFISQELIEKVEGTYRTVRDRKGRIIAGLSMGGHGAIYIATKHPDLYCAAGSMSGVMNINTATWKVPADFAKLRAQNFVRLLGAPQDTLNPYPAYTAVGMTDQIKASRLKLVFDCGVDDFLIEPNRDLHRRLTANKTPHDYTERPGGHTWQYWENALPYQLIFFYKVFVTNGVALPSS